In one window of Tumebacillus algifaecis DNA:
- a CDS encoding GNAT family N-acetyltransferase yields the protein MITYLGTPTIETDRLILRKLKLSDAQSVFDNWLSDERVTDNLIRGAHKTVFETIERVTVIVGGYDSPEYCYWGIELKGSGELIGAIDFFNLNTTTENCDVGYALGYKWWNQGYGTEALRAVVEFGFERMNIHKISAAHNLDNPASGKVMRKIGMVQEGTIRHMIRNAKNQYKDCAVYGILQAEYMK from the coding sequence ATGATTACCTATTTAGGAACACCCACGATAGAAACTGACCGTTTGATCCTAAGAAAACTGAAACTCTCCGATGCCCAAAGCGTGTTCGACAATTGGCTCTCCGACGAACGGGTAACCGACAATCTCATTAGAGGAGCACACAAAACAGTTTTCGAGACTATCGAAAGGGTAACTGTGATTGTCGGCGGATATGACAGCCCCGAATATTGTTACTGGGGTATCGAACTGAAAGGCAGTGGTGAACTGATTGGTGCCATCGATTTCTTCAATTTAAACACCACTACGGAAAACTGTGACGTGGGCTATGCACTTGGTTACAAGTGGTGGAATCAAGGCTATGGCACCGAAGCGTTGCGAGCCGTTGTGGAATTTGGCTTCGAACGGATGAACATCCATAAGATCTCTGCCGCGCATAACCTCGACAATCCCGCTTCAGGGAAAGTGATGCGCAAAATTGGCATGGTGCAGGAAGGAACGATCCGTCATATGATTCGCAATGCCAAGAATCAATACAAGGATTGCGCAGTTTATGGAATCCTCCAAGCAGAGTACATGAAATAA